From one Vicinamibacterales bacterium genomic stretch:
- a CDS encoding DUF5666 domain-containing protein produces MGAHFQLNNVPPGDVRLHFTATGVNASAMLAGVADQQHVQVTLSVSGSTATILADVRDLSDSSVEVEGAVAAVSGACPAVTFTVKGTNVTTGPMTTYSGGICSTITAGASVEVRGLMPSDKTLAAWSVKFDKGGNGK; encoded by the coding sequence GTGGGCGCTCATTTCCAGCTCAACAACGTACCGCCCGGCGATGTCCGCCTTCATTTCACCGCGACGGGCGTGAACGCCAGCGCGATGCTGGCCGGCGTCGCCGATCAGCAGCACGTGCAGGTCACCCTCTCGGTGAGCGGCAGCACCGCCACCATCCTCGCCGACGTGCGCGACCTCTCCGATTCGTCGGTCGAAGTCGAGGGTGCCGTCGCCGCGGTCAGCGGGGCCTGCCCGGCCGTGACCTTCACTGTGAAGGGTACGAACGTCACCACGGGCCCGATGACCACCTATTCAGGCGGTATCTGCTCCACCATTACGGCGGGCGCCTCGGTTGAGGTCCGCGGGCTCATGCCGTCCGACAAGACCCTGGCCGCCTGGTCGGTCAAATTCGACAAGGGTGGCAACGGGAAGTAG
- a CDS encoding LysE family transporter, which yields MLQYVFLGGGFAFAAVVQPGPLQAFLLSRAAAAGWRRTLPAAFSPVLSDGPIAVLVLLVLGRLPVAGQQVLRTAGGLLLLYLAWAAFRQLRDTSGTRESGRVSAPRTLLQAATVNLLNPSPYLGWALVMGPAFVSAWRQSAGHAAALVVSFYAVMVAGLAGFIVLAGSARLLPPRGQRALVFISAVILAALGVYQFIAGVYL from the coding sequence ATGCTCCAATACGTTTTCCTCGGCGGTGGCTTCGCCTTCGCGGCAGTGGTCCAGCCCGGTCCGCTCCAGGCGTTCTTGCTTTCGCGTGCGGCCGCTGCCGGCTGGCGGCGAACGCTGCCTGCCGCTTTCTCGCCCGTGCTCAGCGATGGCCCCATTGCGGTGCTCGTTCTGCTCGTCCTCGGCCGGCTTCCCGTGGCGGGTCAGCAGGTTTTGCGGACGGCCGGTGGTCTGCTCCTGCTCTACCTCGCGTGGGCGGCGTTTCGACAATTGCGCGACACCTCGGGCACTCGTGAATCCGGCCGCGTTTCGGCGCCGCGCACGCTGCTGCAGGCGGCGACGGTCAACCTGCTGAACCCCAGCCCGTACCTCGGCTGGGCGCTCGTGATGGGGCCGGCGTTCGTCAGCGCGTGGCGCCAGAGCGCCGGGCACGCGGCGGCCCTCGTCGTGTCGTTCTACGCCGTCATGGTGGCCGGCCTCGCGGGCTTCATCGTGCTGGCCGGATCGGCCCGCCTGCTGCCTCCACGGGGACAGCGCGCACTCGTCTTCATTTCCGCGGTCATCCTCGCCGCGCTCGGCGTCTATCAGTTCATCGCCGGCGTCTACCTGTGA
- a CDS encoding M3 family metallopeptidase yields the protein MFKPILSSCVVLTLVMTVAGCAQKPEAPVSQVNPLLTEWTTPFGAPPFNEIKPEHFLPAFKVAIDEQRKEVERIAANAEPPTFANTLEALENSGVLLGKVRAVFQNLSSSETSEALQAVNREVAPMLSATADDIRMNPRLFARVKAVWEQRERLGLSGPQRKLLDDTYKEFVRNGANLDAAGQARLRAINTELSSLGVAFDEHHLYDTNAYQLVIERREDLAGLTPDIIAAAAEAAKAAKLPGKWVFGLQSPSIWPFLSYADNRELRRQILAAYTSRCDHGDQWDNKKNAARQAALRLERSKLLGYKTFADFVLEEEMAKTPAAVYDLLNRVWVPAREMAIREAAALREIGAKAHPGFTLEASDWRYYTEKIRKSRFDLDEESLRPYFSLDRVRDGAFAVATKLYGITFTRRTDLPIYHPDVATFEVKDRDGSHLGVLYTDFHPRPGKNSGAWSDRFRPQWVMGGRDIRPIATMVCNFPRPVGAAPSQIGLEDVRTLFHEFGHALHTLLSRVRYRSLNGVPTDFVELPSQIMENWALEPDVLKLYATHFKTGQPIPADLVAKIKKSATFNQGFTTVEYLAACLLDMDWHTLTMAGEQDTAAFDKASMEKIRLLPEIVVRYRSPYFSHVFGEGGGYAAGYYSYIWSEVLDKDAFEAFKEKGLFDEATARAFRVLLEKGGSEEAMVLYKAFRGKEPSVEPLLKARGLK from the coding sequence ATGTTCAAACCGATTCTCAGTTCGTGTGTCGTTCTCACCCTGGTCATGACCGTGGCCGGATGTGCGCAGAAGCCGGAGGCTCCCGTGTCCCAGGTCAACCCGCTGCTGACGGAATGGACCACGCCGTTTGGCGCGCCGCCATTCAACGAGATCAAGCCGGAGCACTTCCTCCCTGCGTTCAAGGTGGCCATCGACGAGCAGCGCAAGGAGGTCGAACGCATCGCAGCGAATGCGGAGCCGCCGACCTTCGCCAACACGCTCGAGGCGCTGGAGAACTCTGGGGTGCTGCTTGGGAAGGTCCGAGCGGTGTTTCAGAACCTCTCCTCGTCGGAGACCAGCGAGGCGCTTCAGGCGGTCAACCGCGAGGTCGCGCCCATGCTGTCGGCCACTGCCGACGACATCCGGATGAACCCGCGGCTGTTCGCGCGCGTCAAGGCGGTGTGGGAACAGCGCGAGCGCCTGGGCCTCAGCGGGCCCCAGCGCAAGCTGCTCGACGACACCTACAAGGAGTTCGTGAGGAACGGCGCCAACCTCGACGCCGCGGGGCAGGCGCGCCTGCGCGCGATCAACACCGAGTTGTCCTCGCTCGGCGTGGCGTTCGACGAGCACCACTTGTACGACACCAATGCCTACCAGCTCGTGATCGAGCGGCGTGAGGACCTCGCGGGCCTGACGCCCGACATCATCGCGGCTGCGGCGGAGGCGGCGAAGGCCGCGAAGCTCCCGGGCAAGTGGGTGTTCGGCCTCCAGTCACCGAGCATCTGGCCGTTCCTCTCGTACGCCGACAACCGGGAACTGCGGCGGCAGATCCTCGCGGCCTACACGAGCCGGTGCGACCACGGCGATCAGTGGGACAACAAGAAGAACGCGGCGCGCCAGGCCGCGTTGCGCCTGGAGCGATCGAAGTTGCTCGGGTACAAGACGTTCGCCGACTTCGTCCTCGAGGAGGAAATGGCGAAGACGCCGGCGGCCGTCTACGACCTGTTGAATCGAGTGTGGGTGCCGGCGCGCGAGATGGCGATCAGGGAAGCAGCGGCCCTCCGGGAGATCGGTGCGAAGGCGCATCCCGGATTCACGCTCGAGGCATCGGACTGGCGCTACTACACGGAGAAGATCCGAAAGAGCCGCTTCGACCTGGACGAGGAGTCGCTGCGGCCGTACTTCTCGCTCGATCGCGTGCGCGACGGTGCGTTCGCGGTCGCCACCAAGCTGTACGGCATCACATTCACCCGCCGGACCGATCTCCCGATCTACCACCCGGACGTGGCGACCTTCGAGGTGAAGGACCGCGACGGCTCGCACCTGGGCGTGCTCTACACCGACTTCCATCCGAGGCCGGGCAAGAACTCGGGGGCCTGGAGCGACAGGTTCCGACCACAGTGGGTCATGGGCGGCCGCGACATCCGTCCCATCGCCACGATGGTCTGCAACTTCCCCCGCCCGGTCGGCGCCGCGCCCTCGCAGATCGGCCTCGAGGACGTCCGGACGCTGTTTCACGAATTCGGCCACGCCCTGCACACGCTGCTCAGTCGCGTGCGCTACCGCAGCCTGAACGGCGTGCCGACGGACTTCGTCGAGCTGCCTTCGCAGATCATGGAGAACTGGGCACTCGAACCCGACGTGCTGAAGCTCTACGCGACGCACTTCAAGACCGGCCAGCCGATTCCCGCCGACCTGGTTGCGAAGATCAAGAAGTCCGCGACGTTCAACCAGGGTTTCACCACGGTCGAGTACCTGGCAGCGTGCCTGCTCGACATGGACTGGCACACGCTGACGATGGCGGGGGAGCAGGACACGGCGGCGTTCGACAAGGCGTCGATGGAGAAGATCCGCCTGCTGCCCGAGATCGTCGTCCGCTACCGCAGTCCGTACTTCAGCCACGTCTTCGGCGAGGGCGGAGGCTACGCGGCCGGCTACTACAGCTACATCTGGAGCGAGGTGCTCGACAAGGACGCGTTCGAGGCGTTCAAGGAGAAGGGGCTGTTCGACGAGGCGACGGCCAGGGCGTTTCGCGTGCTGCTCGAGAAGGGCGGGTCCGAAGAGGCGATGGTGCTCTACAAGGCGTTTCGAGGGAAGGAGCCCAGCGTCGAGCCGCTGCTCAAAGCCCGCGGGTTGAAGTAG